A single window of Polaribacter sp. SA4-10 DNA harbors:
- the neuC gene encoding UDP-N-acetylglucosamine 2-epimerase, with the protein MSNQKKIVFLTGTRADFGKFKSLIKITQENSHFNVQIFATGMHLDEKYGSTVNEIYKSGFKNIHTFKNHAGAEFMDRTLAKTIQGFSEYIAEQKPDLILVHGDRVEALAGAIVGSLNNILVAHIEGGEISGTIDELIRHSVSKLSHLHLVSNYEAKKRLIQMGELESSIYVIGSPDLDLMNPNSLPKLDIVKKYYEIPFDNFAIVMFHPVTTDYKNIRKSAKIFVDSLLKSEENYVVIYPNNDLGTEEILEEYKRLKNNSKFKIYPSLRFEYFLRLLKETKFIIGNSSAGVREAPYYKVPTIDIGTRQNNRGRANSIINVDYNLDKILLTINNLKRTEHDLDITEFGEGNSNELFLDLLESDVIWQVNCQKQFQDL; encoded by the coding sequence TTGAGTAATCAAAAAAAAATAGTATTTCTTACAGGAACTCGTGCAGATTTTGGGAAATTTAAATCCTTAATAAAAATTACACAAGAGAACTCTCATTTTAATGTTCAAATATTTGCAACAGGAATGCATTTGGATGAAAAATATGGTTCTACTGTAAATGAAATTTACAAAAGTGGATTCAAAAATATTCATACTTTTAAAAACCATGCTGGTGCTGAATTTATGGACAGGACTTTAGCAAAAACTATACAAGGTTTTTCTGAATATATTGCAGAGCAAAAACCAGATTTAATTTTAGTTCATGGAGATAGAGTAGAGGCTCTTGCAGGTGCAATTGTTGGTAGTTTGAATAACATTTTAGTTGCACATATTGAAGGAGGTGAAATTTCTGGAACAATTGATGAATTAATAAGACATTCAGTAAGTAAATTATCTCATTTACATTTGGTTTCTAATTATGAAGCTAAAAAAAGACTAATTCAAATGGGAGAGTTAGAAAGCTCTATTTATGTAATTGGATCACCAGATTTAGATTTAATGAACCCTAATTCATTACCAAAACTAGATATAGTAAAAAAATACTACGAAATTCCGTTTGATAACTTCGCAATAGTTATGTTTCACCCTGTAACAACTGATTATAAAAATATAAGGAAAAGTGCTAAGATATTTGTAGATTCTTTATTAAAATCTGAAGAAAATTATGTGGTTATTTATCCAAATAACGATTTAGGAACAGAAGAAATTCTTGAAGAATATAAAAGGTTAAAAAATAATTCTAAATTTAAAATATACCCATCTTTAAGATTTGAATATTTTTTAAGACTTTTAAAAGAAACCAAGTTTATAATTGGTAATTCTAGCGCAGGTGTTAGAGAAGCACCTTATTATAAAGTACCAACAATAGATATTGGTACAAGACAAAACAATAGAGGACGAGCAAATTCTATTATTAATGTAGACTATAATTTAGATAAAATTTTGTTAACTATCAATAACCTTAAAAGAACAGAACATGATCTCGATATAACAGAGTTTGGAGAAGGAAATAGTAATGAACTTTTCTTAGATTTATTAGAATCAGATGTAATTTGGCAAGTGAACTGTCAAAAACAATTTCAAGATTTATAA
- a CDS encoding acylneuraminate cytidylyltransferase family protein — MKVIAIIPARGGSKGIPRKNIINFLGKPLIQWTIEAALKSKYITDVVVSSDDDEILKEAKKNKEVLVIKRPFELAQDNSKTVPVLTHVLESLKEIKFDYLILLQPTSPLRTSKDIDLAFKKLLSSEATSLISVCELEHHPYKSFKVDEKGYLQGIINNNYPFYPRQELPKTYKANGAIYIIEEEEFIKKKTLLTNKTTHFEMSTESSLDIDTLDDIKQ; from the coding sequence ATGAAGGTAATAGCAATTATACCAGCAAGAGGTGGATCTAAAGGGATTCCAAGAAAAAATATAATTAATTTTTTAGGAAAACCATTAATTCAATGGACTATTGAAGCGGCTTTAAAATCAAAATATATTACAGATGTTGTTGTTTCTTCAGATGACGATGAGATTTTAAAAGAAGCTAAAAAAAACAAAGAAGTTTTAGTTATAAAAAGACCATTTGAATTAGCGCAAGACAACTCTAAAACAGTACCTGTTTTAACACATGTCTTAGAAAGTTTAAAAGAAATAAAATTTGATTATTTAATTCTTTTACAACCAACATCTCCTTTAAGAACATCTAAAGATATCGATTTAGCTTTTAAAAAATTACTAAGCTCTGAAGCTACATCATTAATAAGTGTTTGTGAATTAGAACATCATCCTTATAAATCATTTAAAGTAGATGAGAAAGGTTATTTACAAGGAATCATAAACAATAACTACCCATTTTATCCAAGACAAGAGTTGCCTAAAACGTATAAAGCAAATGGTGCAATCTATATAATTGAAGAGGAGGAGTTTATAAAGAAAAAAACTCTTTTAACAAATAAAACAACACATTTTGAAATGTCTACTGAAAGTAGTTTAGATATAGATACTCTTGATGATATTAAACAATAG
- a CDS encoding polysaccharide deacetylase family protein, with amino-acid sequence MLSVVNYHYIRESFDTKYPSIFGMTNSQFKKQLVLLKGQGDFLNISDFNNNYESILVSKDNFYLITFDDGLKEQFTNGYSILNELDLEGYFFLNAVNFKNKKVTLIHEIHLLRSEIDPKKLLKIIYNKLEFIFSNEEKKRSHKIYRFDDKASAEVKYILNFLISEAKKEFLINELFNTYFNEKEVVENLYMNVNQIIELSKKGMIGNHTFNHKHLGKLNEDELFYEINESKNYLESIINRNINTISYPYGSEEVFTKKVINCSKETDHKFGFTTVKGKNLKDDNLLKLKRFDCNDLQGGKNYEN; translated from the coding sequence ATGTTAAGTGTAGTTAATTATCATTATATAAGAGAATCATTTGATACTAAATATCCTAGTATTTTTGGTATGACAAATAGTCAATTTAAAAAACAATTAGTTTTACTTAAAGGTCAAGGTGATTTTTTAAATATTTCTGATTTTAATAACAATTATGAATCAATTTTAGTATCAAAAGATAATTTCTATCTTATTACTTTCGATGATGGTTTAAAAGAACAATTTACAAATGGATATTCAATTTTAAATGAATTAGATTTAGAAGGATATTTTTTTTTAAATGCTGTTAATTTTAAAAATAAAAAAGTAACTTTAATTCATGAAATTCATTTATTAAGGTCTGAAATAGATCCAAAAAAACTATTAAAAATTATTTATAATAAGTTAGAATTTATTTTTTCTAACGAAGAAAAAAAAAGGAGTCATAAGATATATAGGTTTGATGATAAAGCTTCGGCAGAAGTAAAATATATTTTAAATTTCCTGATTTCAGAAGCAAAAAAAGAGTTTCTAATTAATGAGTTATTTAACACCTATTTTAATGAAAAAGAAGTTGTAGAAAATTTATATATGAATGTTAATCAAATCATTGAATTGTCTAAAAAAGGAATGATTGGAAATCATACATTTAATCATAAACATTTAGGGAAACTTAATGAAGATGAATTGTTTTATGAAATTAATGAATCAAAAAATTATTTAGAAAGTATAATAAATAGAAATATAAACACCATTTCATATCCTTATGGTTCAGAAGAAGTATTTACTAAAAAAGTTATAAATTGTTCAAAAGAAACCGATCATAAATTTGGTTTTACAACTGTAAAAGGAAAAAATTTAAAAGATGATAATCTATTGAAATTAAAGAGGTTTGATTGTAATGACTTACAAGGTGGGAAAAATTATGAAAATTAG
- a CDS encoding GNAT family N-acetyltransferase, with protein sequence MKIREATIEDWGELYKFYKRIYRENHPLQNKKFWVWQYGNVKQGKAFICLNDIGEVVGHVGANFGNNIAWIINVYLDLEFRGKGVLRQLYDLAREYYPLAATAANDAGLGLYRNMKWIRYYDLVRYVKINPKVKSPTTENICLPIELELYSISYNEGHYFNQPRMNGVKINNSTGVAQLKVGGLRLVDIDVEEIKLTEKKAWELGFLWIDYITSWNDLKIKEFEKNNWVLDYKSVVPWRLNPIEKDYFCDITFLSEKPLDNKFIVNRSYSDHGRIGSI encoded by the coding sequence ATGAAAATTAGAGAAGCTACAATAGAAGATTGGGGTGAATTATATAAATTTTATAAAAGAATTTATAGAGAGAATCATCCGTTACAAAATAAAAAATTTTGGGTTTGGCAATATGGTAATGTAAAACAAGGAAAAGCCTTTATATGCTTAAATGATATAGGTGAAGTAGTTGGACATGTTGGGGCTAATTTTGGAAATAATATTGCTTGGATAATTAATGTGTATTTAGATTTAGAGTTTAGAGGTAAAGGTGTATTAAGACAACTTTATGATTTAGCAAGAGAATATTATCCTTTAGCAGCAACTGCTGCAAATGACGCAGGCTTAGGTTTGTATAGAAATATGAAGTGGATTAGATATTATGACTTAGTGAGATACGTGAAAATTAATCCTAAAGTTAAAAGCCCAACAACTGAAAATATTTGTTTGCCTATCGAACTTGAATTATATTCTATTTCATATAATGAAGGTCATTATTTTAATCAACCAAGAATGAATGGTGTGAAAATTAATAATTCAACAGGAGTTGCTCAATTAAAAGTTGGAGGGTTAAGGTTGGTAGATATAGATGTAGAGGAAATAAAATTAACTGAAAAAAAAGCATGGGAATTAGGTTTTCTTTGGATAGATTATATTACTTCTTGGAATGATTTAAAGATAAAAGAATTTGAAAAGAATAATTGGGTATTAGATTATAAAAGCGTAGTTCCTTGGAGATTAAACCCAATTGAAAAAGATTATTTTTGTGATATAACTTTTCTTTCAGAAAAACCATTGGATAATAAATTTATAGTTAATAGATCATATTCTGATCATGGAAGAATAGGAAGTATTTAG